In a single window of the Tellurirhabdus bombi genome:
- a CDS encoding DUF5686 and carboxypeptidase-like regulatory domain-containing protein — protein MNAITQYVKNVVSCHNPFKKSRLTPFYSLILLLNANVLFGQAPTQTISGQITEAGTGQAVPFASVAVKGKPIGTQADAEGNYQLILRQAADSLLVSAMGFQTITVPVNPQQITQIIPIKLTPVAAQLQEVVVRAGENPAYGILRKVIAHRSQNDFQQLAGYEYQAYSQLAISISEMSEKFRKRKPVQAIMKALQEKQAGKEATTVPIFLSETVSQVYARHQPQRQKEQILKTNITSAGLTDDSFIAMFTGAGFNTLNFYGKQVSLFKKEFISPLAEGGRAAYKYFLADTAQIGQHVCYEIDFDPKNKRDLVMQGKMWIDTLSYALVQIDAHVGAEANINFIRGVDIEQTYETVDDAPGAWLPEVTRLTISVDEVVKNTFGATVDYMTSVREPQVGAVKDLDFFDTEVEMAEDRAESSADYWQAQRQAVPQSEASDATRATLNAVRDLPLIKAYSRAAQFVLNGGNIPLGRGIEAGSVFSLWAYNPVEGHRLQVGLKTSNQFSRNWQLSAYGAYGTRDRIWKASSEIVYIPSRKPLTIVTLKNTYDLEQLGVRMEDLAENPFLRFANRFGPYPQAYYQHESLLTVQRDFGPNFTHTVGLRYHRFNPAFPFAIQLPAAQDSQPLLINEFWGTEAFLEARYAPGRLPSRRVPARRLQRRATESAPVITMRYTYGTSSSFQGQVIGDYHKFQLKLDHALRWGLLGRTQYTLQARYTPSTIPYPLLQVHLGNQTPFHNRNAYNLMNYAEFVSDRYVSLALEHKFEGLLTNRLPMIRRWGWRNFVTGKVLWGTLSEANRGLIATQSKEGLPLQSINSLKKEPYVEVGYGIENIFRLVRVEALHRLTYRQSPGVTPFAVKVSFQLSL, from the coding sequence ATGAACGCGATTACCCAGTACGTAAAGAATGTAGTTTCTTGCCACAATCCATTTAAAAAGAGCCGTTTAACGCCGTTTTATAGTTTGATACTGCTGTTAAATGCCAATGTGCTTTTCGGTCAGGCCCCAACGCAGACGATCTCAGGGCAGATTACTGAGGCGGGAACAGGGCAGGCGGTGCCGTTCGCTTCCGTCGCCGTAAAAGGAAAACCTATCGGAACGCAGGCTGATGCTGAAGGAAACTACCAACTCATTTTGCGCCAGGCTGCCGACTCGCTGCTGGTGTCGGCGATGGGTTTTCAGACAATCACGGTGCCAGTTAATCCGCAACAGATTACGCAAATTATCCCGATCAAATTAACCCCGGTTGCCGCTCAATTGCAGGAAGTAGTTGTGCGGGCAGGCGAAAATCCGGCTTACGGCATCCTGCGAAAAGTAATTGCCCACCGCTCCCAGAATGACTTTCAGCAACTGGCTGGTTATGAATACCAGGCTTATAGCCAACTAGCCATCAGCATCAGCGAAATGTCCGAAAAGTTTCGGAAACGTAAACCGGTTCAGGCCATTATGAAAGCGTTGCAGGAAAAACAGGCGGGCAAGGAAGCCACAACGGTTCCTATTTTTCTGTCCGAAACGGTGTCGCAGGTATACGCCCGCCATCAACCACAACGCCAGAAAGAACAGATTCTGAAAACCAACATCACCAGTGCCGGTCTGACCGACGATAGTTTTATTGCCATGTTTACCGGAGCCGGATTCAACACGCTTAATTTCTACGGGAAGCAGGTTAGTCTGTTTAAGAAAGAGTTCATTTCCCCACTGGCCGAAGGAGGCCGGGCCGCCTATAAATATTTTCTCGCCGATACGGCCCAGATTGGTCAGCATGTTTGCTACGAAATCGATTTCGACCCTAAAAACAAGCGCGACCTGGTGATGCAGGGCAAAATGTGGATAGATACCCTAAGTTACGCCTTGGTGCAGATCGATGCGCACGTCGGAGCGGAAGCAAACATCAACTTTATTCGGGGTGTCGATATTGAACAGACCTACGAAACGGTCGATGATGCCCCGGGTGCCTGGTTACCAGAAGTTACGCGTCTGACAATTAGCGTTGACGAAGTGGTGAAAAACACGTTTGGTGCGACGGTTGATTACATGACATCCGTGCGCGAGCCGCAGGTTGGGGCGGTAAAGGATCTTGATTTCTTCGATACGGAAGTTGAAATGGCGGAAGATCGGGCGGAAAGTTCGGCGGACTATTGGCAGGCCCAGCGCCAGGCCGTTCCACAGTCGGAAGCCAGCGATGCAACGCGGGCCACCTTGAATGCGGTACGTGATTTGCCGTTGATCAAGGCGTATTCGCGGGCGGCTCAATTTGTGCTCAACGGGGGCAACATTCCGCTGGGCCGGGGAATCGAAGCAGGGTCGGTGTTTTCGCTCTGGGCGTATAATCCGGTAGAAGGCCACCGGCTGCAAGTGGGTTTAAAAACCAGTAATCAGTTTAGCCGAAACTGGCAACTATCTGCCTACGGGGCCTACGGAACCCGGGATCGGATCTGGAAAGCATCGAGTGAAATTGTCTATATCCCATCCCGAAAACCATTGACCATCGTCACGCTAAAAAATACGTATGATCTGGAACAACTCGGCGTTCGGATGGAAGATCTGGCCGAGAATCCCTTTCTTCGGTTCGCCAACCGCTTCGGGCCTTACCCACAAGCCTATTACCAACACGAATCGTTGCTGACGGTGCAACGCGATTTCGGTCCGAATTTTACCCATACCGTAGGGCTTCGCTACCACCGCTTTAACCCGGCTTTTCCTTTTGCCATTCAGTTACCCGCTGCTCAGGATTCCCAACCCTTGCTGATCAACGAATTCTGGGGAACCGAGGCGTTTCTGGAAGCGCGTTATGCTCCAGGGCGCTTACCATCCCGGCGGGTACCAGCGCGCCGCCTGCAACGCCGGGCCACCGAATCCGCCCCGGTTATTACGATGCGCTATACCTACGGAACGAGCAGTTCTTTTCAGGGTCAGGTAATTGGAGATTACCACAAGTTTCAGCTAAAACTGGACCATGCGCTACGTTGGGGGTTACTGGGGCGCACGCAGTATACGCTTCAAGCGAGATATACACCGTCAACGATACCTTATCCACTGCTTCAGGTACACCTCGGCAACCAGACTCCGTTCCACAACCGGAACGCCTATAACCTGATGAATTACGCCGAGTTCGTAAGTGATCGTTACGTTTCGCTGGCACTCGAACACAAATTTGAAGGTTTGCTGACCAATCGACTGCCGATGATCCGGCGCTGGGGCTGGCGAAATTTTGTAACCGGTAAGGTTCTTTGGGGGACATTAAGTGAAGCCAATCGCGGCTTGATTGCCACTCAGAGCAAGGAAGGTTTGCCGCTGCAATCCATAAACTCGCTCAAAAAAGAGCCTTATGTTGAGGTAGGTTATGGGATCGAGAATATTTTCCGCCTGGTTCGGGTCGAAGCCCTGCACCGACTCACGTACCGCCAGAGCCCGGGGGTAACGCCCTTTGCCGTAAAGGTTTCGTTTCAGCTTAGCCTGTAA
- a CDS encoding glycoside hydrolase family 5 protein, translating to MQRRTFVKNTGLLAAAVGASGPAVLAGAEPKAKNKLPKWKGFNLLDFFVPNPSAGRRATQEEELKWIRDWGFDFVRIPMAYPVYVKFDRSRNITPEEIYQIDERGVERIDKLVHMAHKAGLHVSLNLHRAPGYCINAGFHEPYNLWMDQAAQDAFNFHWAMWAKRYKNVSSDKISFDLLNEPSMRADMNDQHSKHSSVPGDVYRKVAKAAAEAIRRENPKHLVIADGNDGGSSVVPSLTDLDIAQSCRGYHPGIISHYKAPWANKDPENLPIPKWPGQVGDKYLSRAMLETFYQPWIELVNKGVGVHCGECGCWNKTPHDVFLAWFGDVLDILSSNGIGFALWEFIGDFGILDSKRADVAYEDWHGHKLDRKLLTLLQKY from the coding sequence ATGCAACGGAGAACATTTGTCAAAAATACAGGCTTACTGGCGGCAGCCGTTGGTGCTTCTGGCCCAGCGGTATTGGCCGGTGCCGAACCGAAAGCGAAAAATAAACTGCCTAAATGGAAAGGCTTTAATCTGCTTGATTTCTTTGTACCCAACCCCTCGGCAGGCCGACGAGCCACGCAGGAAGAAGAGCTGAAATGGATACGGGACTGGGGTTTTGATTTTGTGCGTATACCAATGGCGTATCCAGTCTACGTCAAATTTGATCGCAGCCGGAACATTACCCCCGAAGAAATCTACCAAATTGACGAACGGGGCGTGGAGCGAATCGATAAGCTGGTACACATGGCCCACAAAGCTGGCTTGCACGTTAGTTTGAACCTGCACCGCGCGCCGGGATACTGCATCAACGCGGGCTTTCACGAACCGTATAACCTTTGGATGGACCAGGCGGCGCAGGATGCCTTTAACTTTCACTGGGCGATGTGGGCAAAACGGTACAAAAACGTTTCGTCCGACAAAATCAGCTTTGATCTGCTGAATGAACCCAGCATGCGGGCCGACATGAACGACCAGCATTCCAAACATAGTTCGGTGCCGGGCGATGTCTACCGCAAAGTGGCGAAAGCAGCGGCGGAAGCCATCCGGCGGGAAAATCCGAAGCATCTGGTGATTGCTGATGGCAACGATGGCGGTTCCTCAGTCGTGCCCTCGCTGACCGATCTGGACATTGCGCAGAGTTGCCGGGGATACCATCCCGGAATCATTTCGCATTACAAAGCACCTTGGGCCAACAAAGACCCCGAGAATCTACCCATTCCCAAATGGCCGGGACAAGTTGGCGATAAATACCTGAGTCGTGCCATGCTCGAAACGTTCTACCAGCCGTGGATTGAGCTAGTCAATAAAGGCGTTGGCGTGCACTGTGGCGAGTGCGGGTGCTGGAACAAAACCCCACACGATGTTTTTCTGGCCTGGTTTGGCGATGTTTTGGATATTCTGTCGAGCAACGGAATCGGATTTGCCCTCTGGGAGTTTATCGGCGATTTCGGAATTCTAGATTCCAAGCGGGCCGACGTTGCCTATGAAGATTGGCACGGGCATAAACTGGACCGAAAGCTACTAACCTTATTGCAAAAGTATTGA
- a CDS encoding pseudouridine synthase has translation MEERPVSEEKQDYLPLSLVYQSPDLVAINKPHGLLVHRSPIASDASEFAVQLLRDQLGQRVYPVHRLDRKTGGVLLFALDEAMNATMQTLFMDGGVQKTYLAIVRGYTDDYQEIDYPLRRDDGVVQDAFTVLKTLRRTEVPLPLGKHETSRYSLVELTPTTGRMHQLRKHMAHIFHPIIGDRPHGCNKQNRLFKGRFGMDTMLLHATQIQFQHPRTAEKITITAPLQLEFERMLEMLFEDKMAKLA, from the coding sequence ATGGAAGAACGGCCCGTGTCTGAAGAAAAACAGGATTATTTGCCACTAAGTCTGGTGTATCAGTCACCGGACTTAGTGGCTATCAATAAGCCGCACGGTTTGCTGGTACACCGGTCGCCCATTGCGAGTGATGCCAGCGAATTTGCGGTGCAGCTCCTGCGCGATCAGTTGGGCCAGCGGGTTTATCCGGTGCATCGTCTGGATCGAAAAACGGGCGGTGTACTTCTTTTTGCGCTGGACGAAGCGATGAACGCGACCATGCAAACCCTGTTCATGGACGGGGGCGTGCAGAAAACGTACCTGGCCATTGTGCGGGGCTATACAGACGATTACCAGGAAATCGATTACCCGCTCCGGCGCGACGATGGGGTGGTGCAGGACGCTTTTACGGTCTTGAAAACGCTGCGGCGTACGGAAGTACCCTTGCCGCTCGGCAAGCACGAAACATCGCGGTATTCGCTCGTTGAACTTACCCCGACAACCGGGCGCATGCACCAGCTTCGGAAGCACATGGCGCATATTTTTCATCCGATTATTGGGGATCGTCCGCACGGGTGTAATAAGCAGAACCGACTTTTTAAAGGCCGTTTTGGGATGGATACGATGCTGCTACATGCCACTCAGATTCAGTTTCAGCACCCCCGTACGGCGGAAAAGATAACCATTACGGCACCTTTACAGCTAGAATTTGAGCGGATGCTGGAAATGCTTTTCGAGGACAAAATGGCCAAATTAGCTTGA
- a CDS encoding serine hydrolase encodes MQTVISFLLLLATLAAPVQVWAQQKTSSKTTAEKVEEYLTKCAKLQRFNGTVLAARKGTILLKKGYGWRNVSKKIPNDTNSIYQLGSITKTFTGAVILKLQEENKLSLKDKLHKFFPDYPNGDKITLEQLFYHTSGIYDFKSILYGPDSAKVTRPVSKAWVLAQFKDKPLRAEPGTAVNYTNSGYFLLGLIVEKVTGKPFETVVRERFLKPLRLTKTGFDLINLKNSGKTTGYIFWKDSVLVETPAVDSTVAYAAGGMYSTVDDLYRWSRVVQNRTMLKPETWDSALTPPNQGAWGYGWGVSYFNEGKKLIFQNGNIPGFATFYIQVPEDDVVIILLCNVDDTSDLTSLEPIATDLLKIMYNMPYQLPVERKAVAVDESVLRQYVGTYRLDAERTIAVTLEASKLFLQVTGQPKFEMFAENETNFFLKVIDVQLTFDKDAGGKVSQLVVHQNGDHVAKRL; translated from the coding sequence ATGCAAACCGTTATAAGTTTCCTGCTCCTGTTAGCTACCCTTGCTGCGCCCGTTCAGGTTTGGGCGCAGCAAAAGACTAGTTCGAAAACAACCGCCGAAAAAGTAGAGGAATACCTAACAAAATGCGCCAAGTTACAGCGCTTCAACGGCACAGTGCTAGCCGCGCGGAAAGGAACGATACTACTGAAGAAAGGGTATGGCTGGCGAAATGTCAGTAAAAAAATCCCCAACGATACCAACAGCATCTATCAACTAGGCTCGATTACCAAAACGTTTACGGGTGCCGTTATTCTAAAATTGCAGGAAGAAAACAAGCTGTCGCTGAAAGACAAGCTGCACAAGTTCTTTCCCGATTATCCCAACGGAGACAAGATTACGCTGGAGCAGTTATTTTATCATACCTCCGGGATCTATGATTTCAAGTCAATTTTATACGGTCCGGATAGCGCTAAGGTAACCAGGCCGGTTTCGAAAGCGTGGGTGTTAGCCCAATTTAAGGACAAGCCGCTGAGGGCGGAGCCGGGAACGGCGGTCAACTATACCAATTCCGGTTATTTTCTATTGGGTTTAATTGTTGAGAAAGTAACCGGTAAACCCTTTGAAACGGTCGTGCGGGAGCGATTTCTGAAACCATTGCGGCTGACGAAGACCGGCTTTGATCTGATCAATCTGAAAAATAGCGGAAAAACCACGGGCTATATTTTCTGGAAAGATTCGGTACTAGTAGAAACGCCAGCTGTCGATTCGACGGTTGCCTACGCGGCGGGTGGCATGTACAGCACAGTAGACGATTTATACCGCTGGTCGCGCGTGGTGCAAAACCGGACAATGCTGAAACCAGAAACCTGGGACTCGGCGCTGACACCACCAAACCAGGGAGCCTGGGGCTACGGATGGGGCGTTAGTTATTTTAACGAAGGGAAAAAGCTGATTTTTCAGAACGGAAATATTCCGGGTTTTGCCACTTTTTACATACAGGTCCCCGAAGATGATGTGGTCATTATTCTACTTTGCAATGTAGACGATACGTCGGATCTCACTTCCCTAGAACCCATCGCAACCGATCTTTTGAAAATCATGTATAACATGCCGTATCAACTACCAGTTGAACGTAAAGCAGTAGCCGTTGACGAAAGCGTGCTGCGGCAATATGTAGGCACGTATCGCCTGGACGCAGAACGGACAATAGCAGTGACGCTTGAGGCAAGTAAGCTTTTTTTACAGGTTACGGGCCAGCCCAAGTTTGAAATGTTTGCCGAAAACGAAACGAATTTCTTCCTGAAAGTTATTGATGTACAGCTTACGTTTGACAAAGACGCTGGTGGGAAGGTGTCGCAACTGGTGGTGCATCAAAATGGCGACCATGTTGCCAAACGGCTTTAA
- a CDS encoding TonB-dependent receptor has product MRPFFTVAFLSFILSLFYFNSLAQTPTQTIRGVVYDAQQWQPLSGASVSLRGGTVSGVITDEQGRFRLTNVPLGRHQVSVSFIGYESTVINEVLVESGKEQVLEIRLQPGATQLGEATVSGARTDRTISAEHITAEQVLRFPATYLDPARLATAYAGVVNTNDQANNISVRGNSPNSLIWRLEGVEIVNPNHLSNAGTIGDRPTASGGGVNILSAQLLGTTRFMTGAFSPEYGNTIGGVMDMGLRRGNNEKHEFTAQAGLIGLDVAAEGPISKAKGSSYIVNYRYSFTGLLGAMGVSFGGEDIRFQDLSFNLVFPTRKGGRFTVFGVGGTSRNDFTAKADSEQVEDKDRYSIYYKSRMGVGGFTFTQPLGQRGLWKTALVISANRNDRDQILARTSTGLPAYQFDYNANSRSSLLNSFSYRLSNRHRLQAGVYLTRWYGAQLYLGGDNAAVKDQSFDEVLDENHINGWLIEPYVDYQWQPVDRLTINAGLHYNHFTLNSASRSLEPRASVQWEARPGQTFSLAYGLHSQTQQPAVYLSFPANGTDKLISDHVGFTKAHHWVLNYTRQLSDASYFKAEAYWQQLFDVPVLSLGSNQENYAVLNQINTDYMIGNLTNTGSARNRGVELTYQKYLSKSYYLLASGSVYSSQYYRMTTKTWYSTRFDGRFTTNLTGGKEWQRKSSDGSNSRIWGVNGRISYLGGFRDRPIDAALSVQQGYTVYSSQDYNVKLPDYFRTDLRIYWKKSKARYSRTLSLDLQNLTSAKNAAYFYFDAVQGKVVRKNQLGLLPILAYRWEF; this is encoded by the coding sequence ATGAGACCATTCTTTACTGTAGCATTCCTTTCCTTCATTTTATCTCTTTTTTATTTTAATAGTCTTGCTCAAACCCCCACGCAAACCATTCGCGGGGTGGTCTATGATGCCCAGCAATGGCAGCCGCTTTCGGGCGCTTCGGTTTCCCTGCGGGGGGGCACAGTGTCGGGCGTCATCACCGACGAGCAGGGACGCTTTCGCCTAACCAATGTTCCCCTTGGACGGCATCAAGTGAGCGTGTCGTTTATTGGGTATGAGTCAACCGTTATCAACGAAGTCTTGGTGGAGTCTGGTAAGGAGCAGGTGCTGGAAATACGCTTGCAACCCGGAGCTACCCAACTCGGTGAAGCCACCGTCAGCGGTGCCCGAACCGACCGAACCATCAGCGCGGAGCACATCACGGCGGAGCAGGTACTCCGTTTTCCGGCCACGTACCTCGATCCGGCTCGGCTGGCAACGGCCTACGCGGGCGTGGTGAACACCAACGACCAGGCAAATAACATTTCGGTGCGGGGAAATTCACCCAATAGCCTGATCTGGCGGCTGGAAGGCGTGGAAATCGTGAACCCCAATCACCTCAGCAATGCCGGAACGATTGGCGACCGGCCAACGGCTTCGGGCGGCGGCGTGAACATTCTGAGTGCGCAGTTGCTGGGTACGACCCGATTTATGACCGGCGCTTTTTCGCCTGAATACGGCAACACTATCGGCGGAGTTATGGATATGGGATTGCGGCGTGGCAACAACGAAAAACACGAATTTACGGCGCAGGCGGGTCTGATCGGGCTGGATGTAGCCGCTGAAGGGCCTATTTCTAAAGCAAAGGGTTCATCGTATATCGTCAATTACCGGTATTCGTTCACTGGCTTGCTCGGCGCGATGGGCGTGTCGTTCGGCGGCGAAGACATCCGGTTTCAGGATTTATCATTCAATCTGGTTTTTCCGACCCGTAAAGGTGGCCGGTTCACGGTGTTTGGCGTAGGGGGTACGAGCCGCAATGATTTCACGGCAAAAGCCGATTCGGAGCAGGTCGAAGACAAAGACCGGTATTCCATTTATTACAAGTCGCGGATGGGAGTGGGGGGCTTTACCTTTACGCAGCCGTTGGGCCAGCGTGGCCTCTGGAAAACAGCGTTGGTCATTTCGGCCAACCGGAACGACCGCGACCAGATTTTGGCAAGGACCAGTACTGGATTGCCCGCTTATCAATTTGATTACAACGCCAATTCCCGCAGCTCACTCTTAAATTCCTTTTCGTATCGGCTTTCAAACCGGCATCGCTTGCAGGCGGGCGTTTACCTGACTCGCTGGTACGGTGCACAGCTTTATTTGGGCGGTGATAATGCAGCCGTTAAAGACCAGAGCTTTGATGAGGTTCTAGACGAAAATCACATCAATGGCTGGCTAATTGAGCCATACGTGGATTATCAATGGCAGCCCGTCGATCGGTTGACGATCAACGCGGGTTTGCACTACAATCATTTTACGCTGAATTCGGCGAGTCGCTCGCTGGAGCCACGGGCTTCCGTACAGTGGGAGGCGCGTCCGGGGCAGACGTTCTCGCTGGCGTACGGACTCCATAGCCAGACGCAGCAACCTGCTGTTTACCTGAGTTTCCCGGCCAATGGTACGGACAAATTAATCAGTGATCACGTAGGTTTTACCAAAGCACATCACTGGGTGTTGAACTACACACGGCAGTTGAGCGATGCCTCTTATTTCAAAGCCGAAGCATACTGGCAACAGTTGTTTGACGTGCCCGTATTGAGTCTCGGTTCGAATCAGGAAAACTACGCGGTACTGAACCAGATAAATACCGATTACATGATTGGTAATCTGACGAATACAGGCAGTGCCCGCAATCGGGGCGTTGAATTAACGTATCAGAAATATTTGTCGAAGAGCTATTACCTACTCGCTTCCGGGTCTGTCTATAGTTCACAATACTACCGGATGACGACCAAAACGTGGTACAGTACGCGCTTCGATGGGCGGTTTACAACCAACCTGACCGGTGGAAAAGAATGGCAGCGTAAAAGCTCGGACGGGTCAAATAGCCGGATTTGGGGCGTCAATGGCCGGATCTCCTACCTCGGCGGCTTCCGGGATCGGCCTATTGATGCGGCACTGTCGGTACAGCAAGGCTATACCGTCTATAGCAGCCAAGATTACAACGTAAAACTGCCGGACTATTTCCGGACCGACCTGCGGATTTACTGGAAAAAAAGCAAAGCGCGTTACAGCCGGACGCTCTCGCTGGATCTGCAAAACCTGACGAGTGCCAAAAATGCCGCTTATTTTTATTTTGATGCCGTGCAGGGCAAAGTCGTCCGTAAAAACCAGCTGGGCTTATTGCCAATTCTGGCTTATCGCTGGGAATTTTAA
- a CDS encoding Dabb family protein — MKEQSRRAFVKSSVVAGLGASLPVSAAKTLFVHHVYFYLKNPNSADDKAKLLEGLNKLAKVPTIKFVHIGTPATTNRDVIVRDYSISWLCFFDSLEEEEVYQKHPIHLKFVKDYSSLWEKVAVYDSVGPKR; from the coding sequence ATGAAAGAACAATCACGCAGAGCATTTGTGAAAAGTAGCGTTGTGGCCGGACTAGGCGCTAGCCTTCCCGTTAGCGCAGCGAAAACCCTGTTTGTCCACCACGTTTATTTTTACCTGAAAAATCCCAATAGCGCCGACGACAAGGCAAAATTACTAGAAGGATTAAACAAACTGGCCAAAGTACCAACGATCAAATTTGTCCATATTGGAACGCCCGCTACGACTAACCGGGACGTGATTGTGCGGGATTACTCCATTTCCTGGCTGTGTTTTTTCGATAGCCTGGAAGAGGAAGAAGTATACCAGAAACACCCGATCCACCTTAAATTCGTAAAGGATTATTCGTCACTTTGGGAGAAGGTGGCCGTTTATGATTCGGTGGGGCCGAAGCGGTAG